In one window of Oryza sativa Japonica Group chromosome 9, ASM3414082v1 DNA:
- the LOC107275801 gene encoding probable aspartic proteinase GIP2 — MARLPSHRLAALLLLLLVVVSPCHAAAAAAADGGQRPTRPKAVAMPVVRDGATRQYVATFQQRTPRVAVKAVVDLSGGATLWVDCDAAAGYASSSYAGVPCGSKPCRLVESPSCSYIASCLGSPPSPACLNRTCTGHAENTVTSSVGRGNVVTDVLSLPTTFPSAPVRQGPLATAPAFLFTCGPTSLTQGLAAGAAGMASLSRARLALPAQLAGTFRFSRKFALCLPSVDAGVVVFGDARYVFDGMDHSNSLLYTPLITRTTDRSSEYFISLKRVVVDDRAVPLNATLLDVGTKLSTVSPYTVLETSIHEAVTRAFAASMATAGIPRVPAVAPFELCYDGSKVESSAITGEPAVPVVFELHVQSEVRSKVAPWMVSGANLMARADGGALCLAVVDGGAAPEAPVVIGGHMMEEILLVFDLEKSRLGFSPNLGAFGLSCSKFRLG; from the coding sequence ATGGCACGCTTGCCTTCTCATCGTCTCgcggctctcctcctcctcctcctcgtcgtggtCTCGCCGtgtcacgcggcggcggcggcggcggcggacggtgggCAGAGGCCGACTAGGCCGAAAGCCGTGGCGATGCCGGTGGTCAGGGACGGCGCGACGAGGCAGTACGTGGCGACGTTCCAGCAGCGAACGCCGCGGGTGGCGGTGAAGGCCGTGGTGGACCTCTCGGGCGGCGCCACGCTCTGGGTGGactgcgacgccgccgccgggtacGCGTCGTCCTCGTACGCCGGCGTGCCATGCGGGTCCAAGCCCTGCCGCCTCGTGGAGAGCCCCTCCTGCAGCTACATCGCCAGCTGCctgggctcgccgccgtctccggcgtGCCTCAACCGCACCTGCACCGGGCACGCCGAGAACACGGTCACGAGCTCCGTCGGCAGAGGCAACGTCGTCACCGACGTGCTGTCGCTGCCCACCACCTTCCCCTCGGCCCCGGTCCGGCAAGGGCCGctcgccaccgcgccggcgtTCCTGTTCACCTGCGGGCCCACGTCCCTGACCcaaggcctcgccgccggcgccgctggcATGGCGTCCCTCAGCCGCGCCCGCCTCGCGCTCCCCGCGCAGCTGGCTGGCACCTTCCGCTTCTCCCGCAAGTTCGCGCTCTGCCTCCCTTCGGtcgacgccggcgtcgtcgtcttcggcgACGCGCGCTACGTGTTCGACGGCATGGACCACTCCAACTCGCTGCTCTACACGCCGCTCATCACCAGGACGACGGACAGGTCGAGCGAATACTTCATCAGCCTGAAGCGCGTCGTGGTGGACGACCGCGCCGTGCCGCTGAACGCGACGCTGCTCGACGTCGGCACCAAGCTGAGCACGGTCTCGCCCTACACCGTGCTGGAGACCTCCATCCACGAGGCGGTCACGCGCGCGTTCGCGGCGTCGATGGCCACGGCGGGGATCCCGCGCGTCCCGGCCGTGGCGCCGTTCGAGCTGTGCTACGACGGGAGCAAGGTGGAGAGCAGCGCCATCACAGGGGAGCCGGCCGTGCCGGTGGTGTTCGAGCTGCACGTGCAGAGCGAGGTGAGGTCGAAGGTGGCGCCGTGGATGGTGTCGGGGGCGAACCTGATGGCGCGCGCCGACGGCGGGGCGCTCTGCCTCGCCGTGGTggacggcggagcggcgccggaGGCGCCGGTGGTGATCGGCGGCCACATGATGGAGGAGATCCTGCTGGTGTTCGACCTGGAGAAGTCGCGGTTGGGCTTCAGCCCAAACCTTGGGGCCTTCGGCTTGTCCTGCAGCAAGTTTCGCCTCGGGTAG